The sequence GTTGGCTACATAGTCCAACAGTACATTCATGTTCTGGTCGTGCGCATTATTTACCAGTGATCTAAATTCGTCTGATGTACCGAAACGATGGTCTACACGGACATTCGAGATAGGCCAATAGCCATGATAGGCTGAAAAACTAGTCTGTGGCTCTGGGTATTTCCCGAAAGCCCCTTCTGGGTTTTGTGTGATGGGAGACAGCCAAATCGTATTTGTTCCCAGTTCTTCAAAATACCCTTCATTAATTTTTTGAGTTATTCCCGCAAGATCACCTCCAAAATAATCTGCTTTCGGATGAACCTCAGGTATATTCAAAGGCTTGTCATTTTCTTGGTTGCCATTGTTAAAACGATCAACCATCAAGAAGTACATTACCATTGATTCTTGATCACGTCGAGCTATTTGGTTTGGCGAAGAAAGTACCACCCCTTTGTGTAATGGGATCAATACATCATTACTGACACCCTTCTGATTGTAGGCCCATAATCGGATTTTTGATCGTTCTACCTCTTTAGCATTACCAGGAATATTGAGAGTAACCTTATTATCCTGAATACTAATCATGCCCTCAGGTATCAATGTATTTTCCCAATAAGCATACACCTTTTCAATCTGATTATTGCTTGTAAGTGTGATAGAGCTTGAACTCTTGTCTTCGGTTTGGATCCGAGGAATAAGATTTGGATCCGAACCAGCAATCGTTATGATAGAATTCCATCCGCCCATACCATTGCTAATGGAATCTGGGTTGGTCGGATCTCTTTTCTCTACTCCATCCACAACATATAAGTATTGGTAAGTGCCTTCACTTATTGTTTCGTATCCCGAAAATCCATTTCCCTTTCTTTCCAAAATGGTGTTATTAGGATTCCAGGCATTGAAGTCTCCTTTAATCTTGACATCCGAGACTTCCTGTCCAGCTTGATAAAAAAAGGAGTGCAATGATTTTTTTGTTCGCTTAAGTAGCACACTCTCTCCTACTCCTTGTGACCAGAAAGTCATGTTGTAGAGAGCTTTCTTAGGTCTACCTAAAATGCCAATCACAGAGTTATCAACATCCACATAAAAAGGGCCATCTGTAGTAATGGAATCCAGTCTTGAAGCATCTAACACATAATCACTCAATACAATCTTCGTTTCTTGAAGATCCAGATTAATGGGAGTAGCCTTACCCACTATCAATGGGGTGTCCAATAATGTGAGCGATTGATTTGTAGAATCGCAGGAAATAGCAAAAACAATAATGCTACCAAGTAAAAACCATTTCTTCATCGGTGTAGTCTTTTTCGACTGTCAAAGTGTGTTCAGATTTAAGAGTATCTCTTCTTTCTTGTTCGAATGGATCAAAATTAGAGATGGGCTGTACATATGAATAGCAGTCATTTTTAAGACTTCCGCCACTCCAGTTTTCTAGTTCTGCTTGATCAAAACCATGAAGAACGATCTTCAGGTTTTTGATTTTGCTTTTGTAGTCTCCTTGGGCTTTTAGAATTTTAATTGAGTTTCCTTCAGGATTGAAGTGAATCTTTCTTCTGTGATATGCCCCATTTTCATTGTCATGTGAAACCCCATCATCCTCGTAATACTCAACTTGATTTGATTCGCTTCCCTTATATATATGAAGCTCCAGATTCTCTCCTATGTCTTTTGAATTCAGCGTTACATCAGAGTAAACAGGAATAATAGATGACGCTTTGATAAATAGTGGTAAATGCTCCAGCGCGTACTCACGGATCATTTCATTTCCTCCTTTTAGCTTTTCATCAGTAAAGAACTCATACCACTCACCGGCAGGGAGGTATACCTTCCCATATCGTTGATCACTTGCCAGAGGCGCTACTAAAATGCTTTCTCCAAACAAGTATTGATTTTCATAGTCAGATTCGTAAATCTTGGCGTCTTGCGTATAGTCAATACATAAGCTTTTCGTAATAGGAATTCCTGTTTCGGATGCCCTCAAAAATGCCCCATAAATGTATGGAAGTAGCTTATATCTAAGTCGAATATAGTTCTTCGAAATCTCTTCTACCTCTTCTCCATAGGACCATGGTTCAGAATCGTGCGAGTTGATCATGGAATGTCCTCTAAAGAAAGGTGAAAACGCTCCAACCTGAATCCATCGGGCAAACAGGTTACTTTGTCCGTTTCCGGCAAACCCGCCAACATCATACCCTGAGAACGGCACTCCTGATAAGCCTAGACTATTGACCATTCGAACACCTAAAAGCATATGTTCATCGTTGGCTACATTATCACCCGTCCACAAAGCACTGTAGCGTTGCACACCTGCAAATCCCGCTCTGGTAAGCACAAAAGGGCGTTTTCCTTTCAAGTTCTCTTTGGCTCCTTCATAAGCGCTTCTAGCCATCTGCATCCCGTAGATGTTTCTTCCCTTGCGTGTGGTACCTCCGTCTCCTTCAAAGTCAAACTCGATATTTTCCGGAAGCATTTGACCCCAAGTGGCGATCTCATTCATGTCATTCCAGAAGCCTTTGATTCCCATTTTGGTGTAAGACTTCATCATGTCCTTCCACCATTCACGCGTAGAGTCTTTCGTGAAATCAGGAAAATTACACCAACCTGGCCATACCTCTCCTTCATAGTTTGTGCCATCAGGGTACTTCAGGAATACATCCTCCTTTTTCCCACTGGTATATGGATCATATTTGTCTTCCATTTTAATCCCCGGATCACAAATCACGACCACCTCAAATCCCATCTCCTTCAAAATATCCACCATCTGGTCCGGATAGGGAAATCGTTCCTTATCCCAACTAAAGATCTTATACTGATCCATGTAATGGATATCCAATACGATCACATCTGCTGGGATATCTTTATCTCTAAATTTCTTTGCAACATCTAATACCTCCGTATCTGGGTAGTAGCTATATCGGCACTGCTGGTATCCTATACTCCACATTGGAGGAAGGTTTATACGCCCTGTTAACCAGGTGTAAGACGCTATTATCTCAGCTACTGAACCACCGAAAAAATAGTAGTTCATATCACCCGAATCCACAGAAAAGCTGGAGAATCGATTATTGGAAGCACCAAAATTAAAATGGCTTTTATAGGAGTTGTCTACAAATATCCCATAGCTCAGGTCATCATGAATGCCCATATAAAAAGGAATGGATGCATATAAAGGGTCGGCCTCTATGTCATAGGCAAAATGGTCTGTATTCCAGTTTTGGTATCCTTTACCTCTTCTATCCAATGGCCCAGTCTTTTCACCTAGCCCTACAAATCGCTCGTTTTCTTGAAGCTTTTTGTACACGGTGACTTGCTCGCCCTGTGTTTGCGTCCCAAGACCAGCGTCATCCTCATTGATAATTTTTCCCTCTTTGTTTAAGAATGTGAATAGTATAGGAGACTTATTGATTACGATATCTAACGACTCTGAAGTAGCTATAAGCGTCTCGCCGTGATCTTCCACTGAAAAAGCGACATTTTCAGGATTTTGAATAACCGCATATGGATTTTCATCCCTGTGCTTACCTACCTGATGTACCCTCACAGTCTGCTTATTATAGAAGGTTAATTCATAGGTATTGTCTTCAGTATAAACCTGAATGCCATGATCATTTGACGTGTATGACTTTACATTCCCTCCCATTTGTATTCGCTTCTTGCGTTCACTATTGGCAATATCCAACATAATATAATTCCGTCATTAAGTTGAGTGATAGGGTCAAATTAATGAATATTCTTGCAGCGGAGGGTAGTCTTATTTCAAAAAAAATAACGCAAACGGTTGCGAAAGCTCCTGATACTGAAGATTTTGTAAAAAATCAGACTTTTCTCGACAAATCACGAGCCAATAGCCTCATGAATCAATACTGACGTTTACAGTCGGGTTTGGGCAAAACCAAGAGAAGATCTCAAGTCCAGTATTTGACAGACCAGTTTTAATCCTCATGATTGATTGGCTATATTCTATTGAATGATATTGATCTCTAGGAAGTAACGTAAATTCTGTACCACCTAAGTTAGGCACAAGACACTTGAATAAATACCATTCGTTCAGTAGATCATACACTTTATCCTCAAAACCCGACCACTCATTCATTGGATGAACTTTTGGAGCTAAGCTCCAACCTAAAGAGCTAATTTTATCAAAAGATAAATACCCAAAAGTGGGTATTGTGAATTCCATTTTTTACTGTTCTTTTTGGAAGAAAATAATCAAATGATAATGTTTACTCGCAAATGTTTCATTTAGTTATTAGCAAACTTTAACCTTCAACCGAACCT is a genomic window of Marinobacter alexandrii containing:
- a CDS encoding alpha-amylase family glycosyl hydrolase, with the protein product MKKWFLLGSIIVFAISCDSTNQSLTLLDTPLIVGKATPINLDLQETKIVLSDYVLDASRLDSITTDGPFYVDVDNSVIGILGRPKKALYNMTFWSQGVGESVLLKRTKKSLHSFFYQAGQEVSDVKIKGDFNAWNPNNTILERKGNGFSGYETISEGTYQYLYVVDGVEKRDPTNPDSISNGMGGWNSIITIAGSDPNLIPRIQTEDKSSSSITLTSNNQIEKVYAYWENTLIPEGMISIQDNKVTLNIPGNAKEVERSKIRLWAYNQKGVSNDVLIPLHKGVVLSSPNQIARRDQESMVMYFLMVDRFNNGNQENDKPLNIPEVHPKADYFGGDLAGITQKINEGYFEELGTNTIWLSPITQNPEGAFGKYPEPQTSFSAYHGYWPISNVRVDHRFGTSDEFRSLVNNAHDQNMNVLLDYVANHVHEQHPIYQEHPDWATDLYLPDGSLNTERWDDQRLTTWFDTFLPTLDLSRMETVDPMTDSAIFWLKEYGIDGFRHDATKHIPEIFWRVLTYKLKEQIASKTGQPVFQIGETYGSHELIKSYISSGMLDAQFDFNMYDRAVSAFGGGGGSMKELANSLQESIRFYGDHNLMGYITGNQDRPRFISYADGSLEFGEDTKYAGWNREIAIQDTLAYQKLSALTAYMMTIPGIPCIYYGDEYGSPGGNDPDNRRQMQFGNLDRHQQATLERTKKLIKIRKDNLALIYGDTEVLGVSDTHLIISRQYFDNKVVAVFNTSEEQVSVEISRGGDINFYGFMEDGELVVPANTFEIVTYN
- a CDS encoding glycoside hydrolase family 31 protein; its protein translation is MLDIANSERKKRIQMGGNVKSYTSNDHGIQVYTEDNTYELTFYNKQTVRVHQVGKHRDENPYAVIQNPENVAFSVEDHGETLIATSESLDIVINKSPILFTFLNKEGKIINEDDAGLGTQTQGEQVTVYKKLQENERFVGLGEKTGPLDRRGKGYQNWNTDHFAYDIEADPLYASIPFYMGIHDDLSYGIFVDNSYKSHFNFGASNNRFSSFSVDSGDMNYYFFGGSVAEIIASYTWLTGRINLPPMWSIGYQQCRYSYYPDTEVLDVAKKFRDKDIPADVIVLDIHYMDQYKIFSWDKERFPYPDQMVDILKEMGFEVVVICDPGIKMEDKYDPYTSGKKEDVFLKYPDGTNYEGEVWPGWCNFPDFTKDSTREWWKDMMKSYTKMGIKGFWNDMNEIATWGQMLPENIEFDFEGDGGTTRKGRNIYGMQMARSAYEGAKENLKGKRPFVLTRAGFAGVQRYSALWTGDNVANDEHMLLGVRMVNSLGLSGVPFSGYDVGGFAGNGQSNLFARWIQVGAFSPFFRGHSMINSHDSEPWSYGEEVEEISKNYIRLRYKLLPYIYGAFLRASETGIPITKSLCIDYTQDAKIYESDYENQYLFGESILVAPLASDQRYGKVYLPAGEWYEFFTDEKLKGGNEMIREYALEHLPLFIKASSIIPVYSDVTLNSKDIGENLELHIYKGSESNQVEYYEDDGVSHDNENGAYHRRKIHFNPEGNSIKILKAQGDYKSKIKNLKIVLHGFDQAELENWSGGSLKNDCYSYVQPISNFDPFEQERRDTLKSEHTLTVEKDYTDEEMVFTW